In a single window of the Rhizobium tropici CIAT 899 genome:
- a CDS encoding DUF779 domain-containing protein, translated as MDDSGSEPRVLATDKALELIREIQQDHPDILFHQSGGCCDGSSPMCYPAGEFMIGDNDVKLGEIGGVPVYISSSQFEAWKHTQLIIDVVPGRGGMFSLDNGREKRFLTRSRLFGGGEACAIPDVSRSPAQ; from the coding sequence ATGGACGACAGTGGATCGGAGCCGCGGGTGCTGGCGACCGACAAGGCGCTCGAGCTTATCCGCGAGATACAGCAGGACCATCCGGATATCCTATTTCATCAGTCGGGCGGTTGTTGTGATGGCTCCTCGCCGATGTGCTATCCGGCAGGCGAGTTCATGATCGGTGACAATGACGTCAAGCTCGGCGAAATCGGTGGCGTGCCCGTCTATATCAGCAGCAGCCAGTTCGAAGCCTGGAAGCACACACAGCTCATCATCGATGTCGTGCCGGGCCGCGGCGGCATGTTCTCGCTCGACAATGGGCGGGAGAAGCGATTTCTGACCCGCTCGCGCCTGTTCGGCGGTGGCGAGGCCTGCGCAATCCCGGACGTCAGCCGCTCGCCCGCGCAATAG
- a CDS encoding zinc ribbon domain-containing protein YjdM, producing the protein MTGQNDEYVYDEVTGEWRPAAEMAAAAPATGLIVHDASGNVLADGDSVTLIKDLKVKGANQTLKQGTVIKSIRLTDNPEEVDCRYDGIKGLVLRTEFIRKR; encoded by the coding sequence ATGACCGGCCAAAATGACGAATATGTCTATGACGAAGTGACTGGCGAGTGGCGGCCCGCCGCTGAGATGGCTGCCGCAGCTCCCGCAACGGGCCTCATCGTACATGATGCAAGCGGCAACGTGCTTGCCGACGGCGACTCCGTTACCCTCATCAAGGATCTGAAAGTAAAAGGCGCCAACCAGACCTTGAAGCAGGGCACGGTTATCAAGTCCATTCGACTGACCGACAATCCTGAAGAAGTCGATTGCCGTTACGACGGGATCAAGGGTTTGGTTCTCCGCACCGAGTTCATACGCAAGCGTTAG
- the adh gene encoding aldehyde dehydrogenase, translated as MLHQKIVESPFKLKYGNYIGGEWREPIAGKYFDNLTPITGGKICEIPRSDEKDINAALDAAHAAKDKWGRTSTTERSNILMKIAQRMEDKLEVLAQAESWDNGKPIRETMAADIPLAIDHFRYFASCIRAQEGSIGEIDHDTVAYHFHEPLGVVGQIIPWNFPILMAAWKLAPALAAGNCVVIKPAEQTPASLLVWAELVGDLLPPGVLNIVNGFGLEAGKPLATSPRIAKIAFTGETTTGRLIMQYASQNLIPVTLELGGKSPNIFFADVAAEDDDFFDKALEGFAMFALNQGEVCTCPSRALIQESVYDRFMERAVKRVEAIKQGNPLDAATMIGAQASSEQMEKILSYLDIGKQEGAEVLTGGGRADLGGELSSGYYIKPTIFKGHNKMRVFQEEIFGPVVSVTTFKDEKEALEIANDTLYGLGAGVWTRDGNRAYRFGREIQAGRVWTNCYHAYPAHAAFGGYKQSGIGRETHKMMLDHYQQTKNMLVSYSPKALGFF; from the coding sequence ATGCTGCATCAGAAGATCGTGGAATCTCCGTTCAAGCTGAAATATGGCAATTACATCGGTGGCGAGTGGCGCGAGCCGATCGCTGGCAAGTATTTCGACAACCTGACGCCGATCACCGGCGGCAAGATCTGCGAAATTCCGCGCTCCGACGAAAAGGACATCAACGCCGCACTCGATGCCGCCCATGCGGCAAAGGACAAATGGGGGCGGACGTCTACCACCGAGCGCTCCAATATCCTGATGAAGATCGCCCAGCGCATGGAAGACAAGCTGGAAGTGCTGGCGCAGGCCGAAAGCTGGGACAATGGCAAGCCGATCCGCGAGACCATGGCGGCCGACATTCCGCTTGCCATCGATCATTTCCGTTACTTCGCCTCCTGCATCCGCGCCCAGGAAGGCTCGATCGGGGAGATCGACCACGACACCGTTGCCTATCATTTCCATGAGCCGCTCGGCGTCGTCGGCCAGATCATTCCTTGGAACTTCCCGATCCTGATGGCCGCCTGGAAGCTTGCGCCGGCGCTTGCCGCCGGCAATTGCGTCGTCATCAAGCCGGCAGAACAGACGCCGGCTTCGCTTCTGGTCTGGGCTGAGCTGGTTGGCGATCTCCTGCCGCCGGGCGTGCTCAACATCGTCAATGGCTTCGGCCTGGAGGCCGGTAAACCGCTTGCAACGAGCCCGCGCATCGCCAAGATCGCCTTTACCGGCGAGACGACGACGGGCCGGCTGATCATGCAATATGCGAGCCAGAACCTGATCCCCGTCACGCTCGAACTCGGCGGCAAGTCGCCGAACATCTTCTTTGCCGATGTCGCGGCCGAAGACGACGATTTCTTCGACAAGGCGCTCGAAGGCTTTGCAATGTTCGCGCTTAACCAAGGCGAGGTCTGCACATGCCCGAGTCGAGCGCTGATCCAGGAATCGGTCTACGACCGCTTCATGGAGCGTGCCGTCAAGCGCGTGGAAGCCATCAAGCAGGGCAATCCGCTTGATGCCGCAACCATGATCGGCGCCCAGGCATCGAGCGAGCAGATGGAGAAGATCCTCTCCTATCTCGATATCGGCAAACAGGAAGGCGCCGAAGTGCTGACGGGCGGTGGTCGCGCCGATCTCGGCGGCGAGCTGTCGAGCGGCTATTACATCAAGCCGACCATCTTCAAGGGGCATAACAAGATGCGGGTCTTCCAGGAGGAGATCTTCGGCCCGGTCGTATCGGTCACGACCTTCAAGGATGAGAAGGAAGCGCTCGAAATCGCAAACGATACTCTCTATGGCCTCGGCGCCGGCGTATGGACCCGTGACGGCAATCGCGCCTATCGCTTCGGCCGGGAGATCCAGGCCGGCCGCGTCTGGACGAATTGCTATCACGCCTATCCGGCCCACGCCGCTTTCGGCGGCTACAAGCAATCGGGCATCGGACGTGAGACGCACAAGATGATGCTCGATCACTACCAGCAGACCAAGAACATGCTGGTCAGCTACAGCCCGAAGGCGCTTGGCTTCTTCTGA
- a CDS encoding TetR/AcrR family transcriptional regulator has product MKDSSQPTRERILQAAGKLFHRDGIRAISVDAIAEKAGITKRTLYYHFRSKDDLIAAHLQARDEPNLVLFKRWFEETKGDTAEKVAGIFRHLAQSARSAKWKGCGFLRTSVELINLPGHPALLAARAHKKRVEDWLASTFMEAGAGNDALPLARQIMLLLDGSFAVVLLHRDPSYLETAADAAADLVKSRLTEPPELDSATDKPRQLNESRP; this is encoded by the coding sequence ATGAAAGACAGCTCGCAGCCGACGCGCGAACGTATTCTTCAGGCGGCCGGAAAACTTTTCCATCGCGATGGGATCCGCGCGATCAGCGTCGATGCCATTGCCGAAAAGGCAGGCATCACCAAGCGTACCCTCTACTATCATTTCCGCAGCAAGGACGACCTGATCGCCGCCCATCTGCAGGCGCGCGACGAGCCGAACCTCGTCCTCTTCAAACGCTGGTTCGAGGAAACGAAAGGCGATACAGCCGAGAAGGTTGCCGGCATTTTTCGCCATCTGGCACAATCGGCGCGCAGCGCCAAATGGAAGGGCTGCGGCTTCCTGCGCACCTCGGTCGAGCTCATCAACCTTCCCGGCCATCCGGCTCTGCTGGCCGCCCGTGCCCATAAGAAGCGCGTCGAGGATTGGCTTGCTTCAACCTTCATGGAAGCCGGAGCCGGCAATGATGCCCTGCCGCTCGCGCGCCAGATCATGTTGCTCCTCGACGGTTCATTTGCCGTGGTGCTGCTTCATCGCGATCCGAGTTACTTGGAAACTGCGGCGGATGCTGCAGCCGATCTCGTCAAAAGTCGTCTGACGGAACCGCCAGAACTCGATTCCGCGACTGACAAACCGCGTCAGTTGAACGAAAGCAGGCCGTAG
- a CDS encoding acyltransferase family protein encodes MSEAGRPTYIPALDGWRGLAVLLVLMGHFGGDEYLPGLGSAGVDLFFVLSGRLMAEILFVREMPLGTFFLRRFSRVYPTLFIFVLVNTAIFSSTSLAPELAAVLAALSFTLNYFIITSHTFISIFDHIWSLCVEEHSYLLLGLLAFSLRGAGNSFVGFSLLLLGLTALATGILQYDVYGQNPFIVFWSSQVAAAPILISAALFLLMGQRGRGSPLEWLVPLIFFCGLAARLFADVAWLFFGVKTLLLAISVCSIESATRFSRLLFEGSFIRQLGRMSFSIYLWQQPFYVLARQGRLAELPALLTAICLGLLSYYLIEQPARTGLNAWFERSKRPNAVSEGG; translated from the coding sequence ATGTCAGAAGCAGGAAGACCGACCTATATTCCGGCCCTTGATGGATGGCGTGGACTTGCCGTCCTTCTGGTATTGATGGGCCATTTCGGCGGCGACGAGTACCTGCCCGGTCTTGGATCCGCCGGTGTGGATCTATTTTTCGTGCTCTCCGGACGCCTTATGGCCGAGATCCTTTTCGTCAGGGAGATGCCTTTGGGCACTTTCTTCCTTCGGCGTTTCAGCCGCGTCTATCCAACTTTGTTCATATTTGTTTTGGTGAATACGGCGATCTTCTCGTCAACGTCGCTTGCGCCCGAGCTTGCGGCCGTCCTCGCCGCGCTTTCTTTCACGTTGAACTATTTCATAATTACCAGTCACACCTTCATCTCGATATTCGATCACATTTGGTCACTATGCGTCGAAGAGCACAGTTACCTCCTGCTTGGGCTGCTAGCCTTTTCATTGCGTGGCGCCGGTAACAGCTTCGTGGGATTTTCCCTCTTGCTGCTTGGTCTTACCGCACTTGCCACCGGCATTTTGCAATATGACGTTTATGGGCAAAATCCATTTATCGTTTTTTGGTCGAGCCAGGTGGCGGCGGCGCCAATTTTAATTTCAGCCGCGTTGTTCCTACTGATGGGACAGCGAGGCCGCGGATCACCCCTGGAATGGCTGGTACCTTTGATATTTTTCTGCGGCTTGGCTGCGCGCTTGTTCGCCGATGTCGCCTGGCTGTTTTTCGGCGTTAAAACCCTGTTGCTGGCGATCAGCGTGTGTTCGATCGAAAGTGCTACTCGCTTTTCCAGGCTTTTATTTGAAGGCTCCTTTATCCGGCAACTTGGGCGGATGTCGTTCTCAATCTATCTATGGCAGCAGCCATTTTACGTGCTGGCTCGGCAAGGTCGCTTGGCCGAACTGCCTGCGCTGCTCACAGCCATATGCCTTGGGTTGCTTAGCTACTATCTGATCGAGCAGCCCGCACGCACGGGATTGAATGCGTGGTTCGAAAGAAGCAAACGGCCAAATGCCGTTTCTGAAGGCGGTTGA
- a CDS encoding aldo/keto reductase has translation MHLEDYAALGRSELRVSPLALGTMTFDRGGAWPSRENQPAAVLARYLELGGNYLDTGNGAVKAGGQTVVGTYIAQNSIRRGDLVIAGKFNVEWDGETPGRKAVIAGFEQALRRLRTDYLDLYWLNNWDIQAPLEDILAALHDLVQSGKLRYFGISDAPAWKVAHAHLLAQSHGWARFIGLQIEYSLAARLFENELIPLATGLGLGVVSHSPLSGGLISGKYKPANNAGMRRGHAAQLAQRPDEQDLEIVDALFRVADELGTTTARVALAWAMGRLGVSSTIIGVHTLEQLNEDIGALDVQLSPEQTATLDALTIPNPVMTLPLPLHNAAPLCCVD, from the coding sequence ATGCATCTCGAAGACTATGCCGCACTCGGCCGCTCGGAGTTGCGCGTCAGTCCGCTTGCGCTCGGAACCATGACTTTCGATAGGGGCGGCGCCTGGCCATCCCGTGAAAACCAGCCTGCTGCAGTTCTGGCGCGTTATCTCGAACTCGGTGGCAACTACCTCGATACCGGCAATGGAGCGGTCAAAGCGGGCGGCCAGACGGTTGTCGGCACCTATATCGCCCAGAACTCGATCAGACGTGGCGATCTTGTCATTGCTGGCAAATTCAATGTCGAATGGGATGGTGAAACCCCTGGCCGCAAGGCCGTGATAGCCGGTTTCGAGCAGGCCCTGCGACGGCTGCGCACCGATTACCTCGACCTCTATTGGCTTAATAATTGGGACATCCAGGCGCCCCTGGAAGACATACTGGCGGCGCTCCACGATCTCGTTCAGTCCGGAAAATTGCGTTACTTCGGCATTTCCGATGCCCCTGCCTGGAAGGTGGCGCATGCGCACCTCCTGGCGCAATCCCACGGCTGGGCTCGGTTCATCGGTCTGCAGATCGAATATTCGCTTGCAGCAAGGCTGTTTGAAAACGAACTCATTCCGCTGGCAACGGGATTGGGGCTTGGCGTCGTCTCGCATTCCCCCTTGAGTGGCGGTCTCATCAGCGGCAAATATAAGCCTGCCAATAATGCGGGCATGAGACGGGGGCATGCGGCGCAATTGGCGCAAAGGCCCGATGAGCAGGATCTTGAAATCGTGGACGCCTTATTCCGCGTCGCCGACGAACTAGGTACGACGACCGCACGCGTGGCTCTTGCCTGGGCAATGGGACGCCTTGGCGTATCTTCGACGATTATCGGCGTCCATACGCTGGAACAACTCAATGAGGATATCGGCGCACTCGATGTCCAGCTTTCGCCCGAGCAGACGGCGACACTGGATGCGCTTACGATTCCCAATCCCGTCATGACCCTGCCGCTGCCGTTGCACAACGCCGCGCCCCTGTGCTGCGTCGATTGA
- a CDS encoding alpha/beta fold hydrolase, with the protein MNEQHIPSSSGPRSTQISISCADGVVLGGHLWLAKTAKPEGSVIINPATGVLARYYHRYAQFLARHGFDVLTYDYRGIGLSRPQRLRGSRYRWRDWGERDFDAALQWMAGHRRSDLLMVVGHSVGGFLPGLAEHAPMMDRMLTVGAQYAWWGDYMPHRRAALFFKWHVAMPAITALYGYFPGRRLGWLEDLPKGVANEWGFRGPRFERSHPAAERQDALRRMAAVRAPILAIAVSDDELGTVPAVRRTLNYYTGAQSILVHLHPIDLGRDRIGHFGLFHDSYKESFWIDTLSWLREGRNPWSVSA; encoded by the coding sequence ATGAACGAGCAACACATTCCATCATCCTCGGGGCCGCGCAGCACGCAGATTTCCATTTCATGTGCCGACGGCGTCGTTCTCGGAGGTCATCTCTGGCTGGCGAAGACGGCTAAGCCGGAAGGCAGCGTGATCATCAACCCGGCCACGGGCGTGCTTGCGCGCTACTATCACCGCTACGCGCAATTTTTGGCTCGACATGGGTTCGATGTCCTGACCTATGATTATCGCGGTATCGGACTATCGCGGCCGCAACGGCTGCGTGGATCCCGCTATCGCTGGCGGGATTGGGGTGAGCGGGATTTCGATGCCGCACTGCAATGGATGGCTGGCCATCGTCGCAGCGACCTACTGATGGTGGTCGGCCATAGCGTCGGCGGTTTCCTGCCGGGACTGGCCGAACATGCACCTATGATGGACAGGATGCTGACAGTCGGCGCCCAATATGCCTGGTGGGGCGATTACATGCCGCACCGCCGCGCCGCCCTCTTTTTCAAATGGCATGTCGCCATGCCCGCAATCACTGCGCTCTATGGCTATTTTCCCGGTCGTCGGCTTGGCTGGCTGGAGGATCTGCCGAAGGGCGTAGCAAATGAGTGGGGCTTTCGTGGCCCCCGGTTCGAGCGCAGCCATCCAGCGGCGGAGAGGCAGGATGCTCTTCGGCGAATGGCCGCGGTCCGGGCGCCGATCCTCGCGATTGCGGTTTCGGACGATGAACTCGGCACGGTGCCGGCGGTTCGCCGCACGCTGAACTATTATACGGGTGCGCAATCCATCCTGGTGCATCTGCATCCTATTGACCTTGGCCGCGATAGGATCGGTCATTTCGGCCTGTTTCACGATAGCTACAAGGAGAGCTTCTGGATCGACACGCTGTCGTGGCTTCGCGAAGGCCGCAATCCCTGGTCGGTCTCGGCGTGA